In a single window of the Platichthys flesus chromosome 5, fPlaFle2.1, whole genome shotgun sequence genome:
- the LOC133954291 gene encoding beta-1,3-N-acetylglucosaminyltransferase lunatic fringe-like isoform X2 codes for MRTHTGSSNPLTGPSAPGPRAAAAAAVTCLLAAGMLVVAVGNVSSGEPGGPPAAAAAAGAENGRAFSAYFRKLTRDRRAISVPRRRSVTPGPVEPLTPADLFIAVKTTGRYHRQRLDLLLDTWISTHMHQTYVFTDGEDEGLRKRMGSHLINTNCSAAHSRQALSCKMAQEYDTFIHSGKKWFCHVDDDNYVNVGSLLRLLSQFGHTEDVYIGRPSLERPIEATEKLGTAEMQVRFWFATGGAGFCLSRGLALKMKPWASDGTFMSTAEHIRLPDDCTVGYIVEALLGVSLVRSALFHSHLENLGLVSDIHNQVTLSYGTVENNRNTVNVKGAFSVSEDPTRFRSVHCLLYPDTPWCPGPWRLPQPPSRDGGMDRRGEKK; via the exons ATGCGGACTCACACCGGCTCATCCAACCCGCTCACTGGCCCCTCGGCCCCGGGTCCCcgcgctgctgctgccgccgcggTCACCTGTCTGCTGGCGGCCGGGATGCTCGTCGTCGCGGTCGGGAACGTGAGCAGCGGAGAGCCGGGGGGtcctccggctgctgctgctgctgctggagcggAGAACGGGAGGGCTTTCTCGGCGTATTTCAGGAAACTGACCCGGGATAGGAGAGCGATAAGCGTGCCCCGGAGGAGGAGCGTGACCCCCGGTCCCGTGGAGCCTCTGACCCCCGCTGACCTCTTCATAGCGGTGAAGACAACCGGGAGGTATCACCGGCAGAGactggacctgctgctggacaccTGGAtctccacacacatgcaccag aCGTACGTGTTCACTGACGGAGAGGACGAGGGGCTGAGGAAGAGAATGG GTTCTCATCTGATCAACACCAACTGCTCAGCCGCCCACAGTCGTCAGGCCCTCTCCTGTAAAATGGCTCAGGAGTACGACACTTTCATTCACTCTGGGAAGAA GTGGTTCTGTCACGTCGACGACGACAACTACGTGAACGTCGGCTCCCTCCTGAGACTCTTGTCCCAGTTCGGTCACACGGAGGACGTGTACATCGGCCGGCCGAGCCTGGAACGACCCATAGAGGCCACGGAGAAGCTCGGCACCGCTGAGATG cAGGTGCGTTTCTGGTTCGCCACAGGGGGAGCCGGGTTCTGTCTGAGTCGCGGCCTCGCTCTCAAGATGAAACCCTGGGCAAG TGATGGCACTTTCATGTCGACTGCCGAGCACATTCGCCTCCCAGACGACTGCACTGTTGGTTACATCGTGGAAGCGCTGCTCGGCGTGAGCCTCGTCCGCTCAGCGCTGTTCCACTCCCACCTGGAGAACCTGGGACTGGTGTCAGACATACACaaccag GTGACTCTCAGCTACGGCACAgtggaaaacaacagaaacactgtgaaTGTGAAAGGAGCTTTTTCAGTCAGTGAAGACCCTACAAG attcAGGTCTGTCCATTGTCTGTTGTACCCAGACACTCCTTGGTGCCCCGGCCCCTGGCGACTCCCACAGCCGCCGTCCAGAGACGGAGGGATGGACAGACGGGGGGAGAAGAAGTAA
- the LOC133954291 gene encoding beta-1,3-N-acetylglucosaminyltransferase lunatic fringe-like isoform X1, which translates to MRTHTGSSNPLTGPSAPGPRAAAAAAVTCLLAAGMLVVAVGNVSSGEPGGPPAAAAAAGAENGRAFSAYFRKLTRDRRAISVPRRRSVTPGPVEPLTPADLFIAVKTTGRYHRQRLDLLLDTWISTHMHQTYVFTDGEDEGLRKRMGSHLINTNCSAAHSRQALSCKMAQEYDTFIHSGKKWFCHVDDDNYVNVGSLLRLLSQFGHTEDVYIGRPSLERPIEATEKLGTAEMKQVRFWFATGGAGFCLSRGLALKMKPWASDGTFMSTAEHIRLPDDCTVGYIVEALLGVSLVRSALFHSHLENLGLVSDIHNQVTLSYGTVENNRNTVNVKGAFSVSEDPTRFRSVHCLLYPDTPWCPGPWRLPQPPSRDGGMDRRGEKK; encoded by the exons ATGCGGACTCACACCGGCTCATCCAACCCGCTCACTGGCCCCTCGGCCCCGGGTCCCcgcgctgctgctgccgccgcggTCACCTGTCTGCTGGCGGCCGGGATGCTCGTCGTCGCGGTCGGGAACGTGAGCAGCGGAGAGCCGGGGGGtcctccggctgctgctgctgctgctggagcggAGAACGGGAGGGCTTTCTCGGCGTATTTCAGGAAACTGACCCGGGATAGGAGAGCGATAAGCGTGCCCCGGAGGAGGAGCGTGACCCCCGGTCCCGTGGAGCCTCTGACCCCCGCTGACCTCTTCATAGCGGTGAAGACAACCGGGAGGTATCACCGGCAGAGactggacctgctgctggacaccTGGAtctccacacacatgcaccag aCGTACGTGTTCACTGACGGAGAGGACGAGGGGCTGAGGAAGAGAATGG GTTCTCATCTGATCAACACCAACTGCTCAGCCGCCCACAGTCGTCAGGCCCTCTCCTGTAAAATGGCTCAGGAGTACGACACTTTCATTCACTCTGGGAAGAA GTGGTTCTGTCACGTCGACGACGACAACTACGTGAACGTCGGCTCCCTCCTGAGACTCTTGTCCCAGTTCGGTCACACGGAGGACGTGTACATCGGCCGGCCGAGCCTGGAACGACCCATAGAGGCCACGGAGAAGCTCGGCACCGCTGAGATG aagcAGGTGCGTTTCTGGTTCGCCACAGGGGGAGCCGGGTTCTGTCTGAGTCGCGGCCTCGCTCTCAAGATGAAACCCTGGGCAAG TGATGGCACTTTCATGTCGACTGCCGAGCACATTCGCCTCCCAGACGACTGCACTGTTGGTTACATCGTGGAAGCGCTGCTCGGCGTGAGCCTCGTCCGCTCAGCGCTGTTCCACTCCCACCTGGAGAACCTGGGACTGGTGTCAGACATACACaaccag GTGACTCTCAGCTACGGCACAgtggaaaacaacagaaacactgtgaaTGTGAAAGGAGCTTTTTCAGTCAGTGAAGACCCTACAAG attcAGGTCTGTCCATTGTCTGTTGTACCCAGACACTCCTTGGTGCCCCGGCCCCTGGCGACTCCCACAGCCGCCGTCCAGAGACGGAGGGATGGACAGACGGGGGGAGAAGAAGTAA
- the LOC133954291 gene encoding beta-1,3-N-acetylglucosaminyltransferase lunatic fringe-like isoform X3, with translation MRTHTGSSNPLTGPSAPGPRAAAAAAVTCLLAAGMLVVAVGNVSSGEPGGPPAAAAAAGAENGRAFSAYFRKLTRDRRAISVPRRRSVTPGPVEPLTPADLFIAVKTTGRYHRQRLDLLLDTWISTHMHQTYVFTDGEDEGLRKRMGSHLINTNCSAAHSRQALSCKMAQEYDTFIHSGKKWFCHVDDDNYVNVGSLLRLLSQFGHTEDVYIGRPSLERPIEATEKLGTAEMVRFWFATGGAGFCLSRGLALKMKPWASDGTFMSTAEHIRLPDDCTVGYIVEALLGVSLVRSALFHSHLENLGLVSDIHNQVTLSYGTVENNRNTVNVKGAFSVSEDPTRFRSVHCLLYPDTPWCPGPWRLPQPPSRDGGMDRRGEKK, from the exons ATGCGGACTCACACCGGCTCATCCAACCCGCTCACTGGCCCCTCGGCCCCGGGTCCCcgcgctgctgctgccgccgcggTCACCTGTCTGCTGGCGGCCGGGATGCTCGTCGTCGCGGTCGGGAACGTGAGCAGCGGAGAGCCGGGGGGtcctccggctgctgctgctgctgctggagcggAGAACGGGAGGGCTTTCTCGGCGTATTTCAGGAAACTGACCCGGGATAGGAGAGCGATAAGCGTGCCCCGGAGGAGGAGCGTGACCCCCGGTCCCGTGGAGCCTCTGACCCCCGCTGACCTCTTCATAGCGGTGAAGACAACCGGGAGGTATCACCGGCAGAGactggacctgctgctggacaccTGGAtctccacacacatgcaccag aCGTACGTGTTCACTGACGGAGAGGACGAGGGGCTGAGGAAGAGAATGG GTTCTCATCTGATCAACACCAACTGCTCAGCCGCCCACAGTCGTCAGGCCCTCTCCTGTAAAATGGCTCAGGAGTACGACACTTTCATTCACTCTGGGAAGAA GTGGTTCTGTCACGTCGACGACGACAACTACGTGAACGTCGGCTCCCTCCTGAGACTCTTGTCCCAGTTCGGTCACACGGAGGACGTGTACATCGGCCGGCCGAGCCTGGAACGACCCATAGAGGCCACGGAGAAGCTCGGCACCGCTGAGATG GTGCGTTTCTGGTTCGCCACAGGGGGAGCCGGGTTCTGTCTGAGTCGCGGCCTCGCTCTCAAGATGAAACCCTGGGCAAG TGATGGCACTTTCATGTCGACTGCCGAGCACATTCGCCTCCCAGACGACTGCACTGTTGGTTACATCGTGGAAGCGCTGCTCGGCGTGAGCCTCGTCCGCTCAGCGCTGTTCCACTCCCACCTGGAGAACCTGGGACTGGTGTCAGACATACACaaccag GTGACTCTCAGCTACGGCACAgtggaaaacaacagaaacactgtgaaTGTGAAAGGAGCTTTTTCAGTCAGTGAAGACCCTACAAG attcAGGTCTGTCCATTGTCTGTTGTACCCAGACACTCCTTGGTGCCCCGGCCCCTGGCGACTCCCACAGCCGCCGTCCAGAGACGGAGGGATGGACAGACGGGGGGAGAAGAAGTAA